A stretch of Paenibacillus sp. URB8-2 DNA encodes these proteins:
- a CDS encoding anthranilate synthase component I family protein, producing the protein MNSIQVNTEIHDIAFPEPFEAYLGLREYFGSREVYLLESLSGPAKDAQSTLLGFKPILTITTLGSKIKLDGVRPIVERVVHEALQAGLLISEIDGMHLKSRKKLWDFFRFVQSQFSVSVPDPGQSFYFGYFGYLGYDTAWSIEDLPFEIPVNESIPDVVMSIYQGLIEFNLVKNTARLIINQSPYTWDNIHCEDIINLLNRPIPINTADLDEITDSVSIDFTVNRDRYEENVRKALDYIAIGDIYQVQLGNQINIKSTIDPLIVYRRLRSRNPSPYMYLAPFGEITLVGASPEMYVKIQDRTITMRPIAGTCRRGFTLDEDEELVRQLKMDEKELAEHIMLVDLCRNDIGRICSSKSLEEEELIAVEQYSHVNHLVSSVRGEQRADMDMYDIIGATFPAGTMTGAPKVRAMEIIEELETTRRGPYAGALGFIDFNGFVNMALCIRTAVHQEPDLYAIRASAGVVADSKPENEWKETFHKMGALFWAVTGKEVLNESDSYRCI; encoded by the coding sequence TTGAATTCCATTCAAGTGAACACGGAAATCCATGACATTGCTTTTCCGGAGCCGTTTGAGGCTTATCTGGGACTAAGAGAATATTTTGGATCGCGTGAGGTTTATCTGCTTGAATCGCTATCTGGTCCCGCCAAGGATGCACAAAGTACGTTATTGGGGTTTAAACCCATACTTACCATTACAACTCTTGGTTCAAAAATTAAACTGGATGGTGTCCGTCCTATTGTGGAAAGGGTAGTTCATGAAGCGCTGCAAGCCGGACTGTTGATTTCAGAAATTGATGGGATGCATTTAAAAAGCCGCAAAAAATTGTGGGATTTTTTTCGGTTTGTTCAATCCCAATTTTCTGTTTCGGTTCCTGACCCGGGCCAGTCTTTTTACTTTGGCTACTTTGGTTATTTGGGGTATGATACTGCCTGGTCTATTGAGGACTTGCCCTTTGAAATCCCGGTTAATGAAAGCATTCCGGATGTTGTCATGTCCATTTACCAAGGACTTATCGAATTTAATTTGGTCAAAAATACAGCGCGGCTTATTATCAATCAATCTCCTTACACATGGGACAATATTCACTGTGAAGATATTATCAATCTGTTAAATAGACCCATTCCAATTAATACGGCAGATTTGGACGAAATTACGGATTCGGTCTCTATAGATTTTACGGTCAATAGAGACCGTTATGAAGAAAATGTTAGAAAGGCTCTGGACTATATAGCTATCGGCGATATTTATCAGGTGCAGCTAGGGAATCAAATTAACATTAAAAGCACCATTGACCCTTTGATAGTATACCGGCGATTACGATCTCGAAATCCATCACCCTATATGTATTTGGCACCTTTTGGAGAAATTACGCTTGTTGGCGCGAGTCCGGAAATGTACGTGAAAATTCAGGATAGAACAATTACGATGCGGCCTATTGCTGGCACTTGTCGACGGGGCTTCACTCTTGATGAAGATGAGGAACTCGTTAGACAATTAAAAATGGATGAGAAGGAATTGGCCGAGCATATTATGCTGGTGGATTTGTGCCGCAATGATATTGGTCGAATATGTAGCAGCAAATCGCTTGAAGAGGAAGAATTAATAGCTGTTGAGCAATATTCGCATGTAAACCATCTCGTCTCCAGTGTAAGAGGGGAGCAACGAGCCGACATGGACATGTATGACATTATCGGGGCAACCTTTCCTGCAGGTACAATGACAGGGGCTCCAAAAGTCAGGGCAATGGAAATAATTGAAGAGTTGGAGACGACGCGCCGCGGTCCTTACGCCGGTGCCCTGGGGTTTATTGATTTCAACGGTTTTGTCAATATGGCTCTTTGTATCCGGACCGCTGTTCATCAGGAACCGGATCTGTACGCAATACGCGCATCAGCAGGAGTCGTTGCCGATTCAAAGCCGGAGAATGAATGGAAAGAAACCTTTCATAAAATGGGTGCGCTATTCTGGGCGGTGACGGGAAAGGAGGTACTGAATGAGAGCGATAGTTATAGATGCATATGA
- a CDS encoding anthranilate synthase component II, producing MRAIVIDAYDSFVYIICQYLMEAGVHVDVVRNDQLDLPQIEYFAPDLIVLGPGPGHPAEARYVELIHQYSARIPTLGVCLGHQAIGLAFGGEIVRAEHLMHGKTSQIYHDGKGCFSDVESPFRATRYHSLLVSKEGFPDCLEITAQSEDDGYVMGLRHKVYPIESIQFHPESVYTEHGLVLFQNFIRKYVKSSLGTQLI from the coding sequence ATGAGAGCGATAGTTATAGATGCATATGACAGTTTCGTATATATCATCTGTCAATATTTAATGGAAGCCGGGGTTCATGTGGATGTAGTGCGAAATGATCAATTGGATCTACCGCAGATAGAATATTTTGCGCCGGATCTTATAGTACTGGGTCCGGGTCCGGGGCATCCTGCCGAAGCCCGTTATGTGGAGTTGATACATCAGTATAGCGCTCGTATCCCAACACTTGGAGTATGTTTGGGTCATCAAGCGATCGGTCTTGCCTTCGGTGGCGAGATTGTACGGGCCGAACATTTGATGCACGGTAAAACAAGCCAAATTTATCATGATGGAAAAGGATGTTTTTCTGACGTCGAAAGTCCTTTCCGGGCGACAAGATACCACTCTTTACTCGTAAGTAAAGAAGGTTTTCCAGATTGCCTTGAAATCACGGCACAATCAGAAGATGACGGATATGTTATGGGATTAAGACATAAGGTATACCCCATTGAATCCATTCAATTTCATCCGGAAAGTGTGTACACTGAGCACGGGCTCGTTTTGTTTCAGAATTTTATTCGAAAATACGTAAAATCGTCACTGGGAACTCAATTGATCTAG
- a CDS encoding chorismate mutase yields MTKVQLNAHRNEIDRIDREIIALISARTRVVKKLMVLKTDEESIRSCDRVQQVLDKVSKLAEENGLEPEIAVSTYQTLIKVLTDMQLEYFRSDKLSKTTEV; encoded by the coding sequence ATGACTAAAGTACAACTTAATGCACATAGAAATGAAATTGATCGGATTGACCGTGAGATTATCGCCCTTATTTCAGCTCGAACTCGGGTTGTAAAAAAACTAATGGTTTTAAAAACTGACGAAGAATCGATACGTTCCTGTGATCGTGTTCAGCAGGTTCTTGATAAGGTGAGCAAGCTTGCCGAGGAGAACGGACTGGAACCGGAAATCGCTGTATCCACCTATCAAACACTGATTAAAGTTTTAACCGACATGCAGTTAGAATACTTTAGAAGTGACAAACTATCCAAAACAACTGAAGTTTGA
- a CDS encoding UbiD family decarboxylase, producing the protein MTNYPKQLKFEVSMELAAGSLGSPIIHDLQSALALMELNGEELQYINRPTQAKYELAAIYAAHGGGVPVVPPTQKGSPILFEQVMPANKPVLAGLFGTRRRCALLLGADERHIYDLLLEAVQHPIEPLRCENPPCEYDIQSEVDLLKLPIPTMTPNDAGSYITLGLVVAKHPLTNEINISIHRLWVKSKNELTIWMVPGRHLEQLYLIAKEMGVSLPISINIGLDPAVYFASCCTGSIAPYGFNELSIAGGLRGHPVHISSCLSNNAECISNAEYVLEGEITHEYSREGSTGDHSMPEFLGYNGKAHPHLPIVKISSINIKRDAIFQTVIGPGYEQSNLLAIGMEASVVHFVRNLTTTRIINVYCSSAGGGQLLLFAQFEKLTAEDDDAVRQAGIAIIHKFRMIKQVVLVDEDIDLFSEEDVWWAMATRFQADADIIAFTNLPGFQLDPSQSPGMSPSITIPGMTSKVVFDCTVPYNMRNRFIRTSFYMTK; encoded by the coding sequence GTGACAAACTATCCAAAACAACTGAAGTTTGAGGTGTCTATGGAATTAGCAGCCGGATCTTTGGGTAGTCCCATAATACATGATTTACAATCCGCTCTTGCACTGATGGAACTGAACGGTGAAGAATTGCAATATATTAACCGGCCCACACAGGCGAAATATGAGCTTGCGGCAATTTACGCAGCCCATGGAGGCGGCGTTCCTGTGGTCCCCCCTACCCAAAAAGGCTCGCCAATTCTGTTTGAACAGGTTATGCCTGCGAACAAACCGGTACTGGCTGGTTTATTTGGAACACGCAGGAGATGTGCTTTACTCTTGGGGGCTGATGAACGCCATATATACGATTTATTACTTGAAGCGGTTCAGCACCCAATAGAACCTCTGCGTTGTGAGAATCCTCCATGCGAATATGACATCCAATCGGAGGTTGATCTTCTGAAACTGCCCATTCCTACCATGACCCCTAACGATGCGGGATCCTATATAACGCTCGGATTAGTGGTGGCTAAGCATCCGTTAACGAATGAGATCAACATATCCATTCATCGTTTGTGGGTGAAAAGCAAAAATGAGCTCACCATTTGGATGGTTCCCGGTCGTCATTTGGAGCAGTTATACCTTATAGCGAAGGAGATGGGAGTTTCCCTTCCTATATCCATTAATATAGGATTGGATCCTGCTGTTTATTTTGCCTCGTGCTGTACAGGATCAATTGCTCCGTATGGATTTAACGAACTTTCCATTGCCGGAGGACTGCGCGGACATCCGGTTCATATTTCCTCTTGTCTTTCTAATAACGCGGAATGTATCTCTAATGCGGAGTATGTATTGGAAGGGGAAATCACACATGAGTATTCCCGGGAAGGAAGCACGGGAGACCATTCAATGCCGGAGTTTCTGGGTTATAACGGTAAAGCACATCCTCATTTGCCGATTGTAAAAATTTCTTCGATAAATATAAAAAGAGACGCTATCTTTCAAACCGTAATCGGACCAGGTTACGAACAATCCAATCTTTTGGCAATTGGGATGGAGGCTTCAGTCGTTCATTTCGTTAGGAATCTAACGACAACCAGGATCATTAACGTATATTGCAGCTCTGCCGGTGGCGGGCAGCTGCTGCTGTTTGCCCAATTTGAAAAGCTCACCGCCGAGGATGATGATGCGGTCAGACAAGCGGGGATAGCTATCATTCATAAGTTCAGGATGATTAAGCAGGTCGTACTAGTAGACGAAGATATTGACCTTTTCAGTGAGGAGGATGTCTGGTGGGCTATGGCTACACGCTTCCAAGCGGACGCGGATATTATAGCGTTCACAAATCTTCCGGGATTTCAACTTGACCCATCCCAGAGTCCCGGTATGTCGCCCTCCATAACAATACCGGGAATGACATCCAAAGTTGTTTTTGATTGCACAGTTCCCTATAACATGCGAAACCGTTTCATACGAACCTCTTTTTATATGACAAAATAA
- the pdxR gene encoding MocR-like pyridoxine biosynthesis transcription factor PdxR produces the protein MSQELLISIDKSLPSPLSRQISEQIQNYIIRGFLRRGESIPPTRLLAEQLQVSRTVVLEAYEQLQAEGYVEMRRGAGTFIADLAAGINTDEDIIDTDKHAAVFIRAPSVLSIGNSSASGLVDITNTVPYDFRHGVPAWDAFPMDKWQKALMHSCRKATPETLTYGPAEGSLALREEIARLVRSTRCIPAVPEQIVITAGATQALDILSRLCLQEGEQVVVEDPAHTVLREIFSFSGGTVIPVPVDQEGLCVDRIEQSIARHRKDTAGKTKLLYVTPSHQFPMGVTLSLNRRIEMLNWAGNNGALIIEDDYDSEYRYVGQKMSALAGLDSGGIVVYVGSFSKVLFPALRIGYAILPLSLVKPFLAVKWITDRMSPTLEQDALAEFIRSGQYAKHVNQMGKLYSVRRACLVRALNEEFGKRVCYFGDEAGLHLLIQLDTAADEETIAGKAIQYGTKIYPASQYFSDHKPNRATFLLGYSNLSETQIRNGIRKMACAEAEVTREKRVYSSKEETE, from the coding sequence TTGTCACAGGAATTGCTAATTAGCATAGACAAATCGCTTCCTTCTCCATTAAGCCGGCAAATCAGTGAACAGATTCAAAATTACATAATCAGGGGCTTTTTGCGAAGGGGAGAGTCCATCCCACCAACGAGGCTGTTGGCCGAGCAGCTTCAGGTATCGAGGACAGTTGTTCTCGAAGCTTATGAACAGCTTCAAGCTGAAGGATACGTGGAAATGAGAAGAGGGGCGGGAACCTTCATTGCTGATCTTGCCGCCGGAATCAACACGGATGAGGATATCATAGATACGGATAAGCATGCGGCTGTATTCATCAGAGCACCCAGCGTTTTATCTATCGGTAACTCGTCAGCCTCCGGTCTTGTGGATATTACAAATACCGTTCCTTATGATTTTCGTCATGGGGTGCCTGCTTGGGATGCTTTTCCTATGGATAAATGGCAAAAGGCTTTGATGCATTCATGCCGGAAGGCCACTCCCGAGACTCTTACTTATGGTCCGGCGGAAGGCTCCCTTGCTTTACGTGAAGAAATAGCGCGCCTCGTCCGTTCAACCCGCTGCATTCCGGCTGTACCTGAACAAATTGTGATTACCGCAGGCGCAACGCAGGCACTGGACATTTTGTCCAGATTATGTCTGCAGGAGGGTGAGCAAGTAGTCGTTGAAGATCCAGCCCATACCGTACTGCGCGAAATATTCAGCTTCTCGGGCGGAACGGTAATTCCCGTACCTGTTGACCAAGAAGGATTGTGTGTAGATCGAATTGAACAAAGCATCGCCAGACACCGTAAAGATACTGCGGGGAAGACGAAGCTCCTTTACGTAACTCCTTCCCATCAGTTTCCTATGGGAGTAACCCTTTCATTGAACCGAAGAATCGAGATGTTAAACTGGGCCGGAAATAACGGAGCGCTCATTATCGAGGACGATTATGATAGCGAGTACCGGTATGTGGGTCAAAAGATGTCTGCACTTGCAGGACTGGATTCAGGAGGCATTGTTGTTTATGTAGGAAGCTTCAGCAAAGTTTTGTTCCCCGCCTTGCGGATCGGATATGCTATTCTGCCTTTATCCTTGGTTAAGCCGTTTCTGGCAGTAAAATGGATTACGGATCGGATGTCCCCTACCCTGGAACAGGATGCATTGGCCGAGTTCATCCGATCCGGGCAATATGCCAAGCATGTTAATCAAATGGGCAAATTGTATTCTGTAAGAAGGGCCTGTCTGGTAAGGGCGCTGAATGAAGAGTTTGGAAAGCGAGTGTGTTATTTTGGTGACGAGGCGGGACTTCATCTGTTAATTCAACTGGACACTGCAGCGGATGAGGAAACCATCGCCGGAAAAGCGATTCAGTATGGTACCAAGATCTATCCCGCATCCCAATACTTTTCTGATCATAAGCCCAATCGAGCTACATTTCTACTCGGTTACTCAAATCTGTCCGAGACACAAATTCGGAATGGCATTCGGAAGATGGCGTGTGCAGAAGCTGAAGTAACCCGGGAAAAGCGCGTATACAGCTCGAAAGAAGAGACAGAATGA
- a CDS encoding helix-turn-helix transcriptional regulator: MKNRLEEIRKQQGIKQEELAEALSVSRQTIGSLENGRYNPSIILAFKIARYFKLPIEEIFIYEEE; the protein is encoded by the coding sequence TTGAAAAACCGTCTGGAGGAGATCCGAAAACAACAGGGAATCAAGCAGGAGGAATTGGCCGAGGCTTTGTCGGTTTCCAGACAGACGATAGGCTCGCTGGAGAACGGGCGCTACAATCCCTCCATTATTTTGGCGTTCAAGATCGCTCGCTATTTCAAGCTGCCGATTGAGGAGATTTTTATCTATGAGGAGGAATAG
- a CDS encoding sugar phosphate isomerase/epimerase family protein yields the protein MMNAVFVPTSVFGNACVAQQHLVEPIRAGGADGIEIRRELFRPGALPLAECREANRRSGLRCVYSVPMELWNREGRLNEELLSHILSEAAVLKPEMLKVSLGRYAGIPGLTSEEELILAEQGRLTQLDRLLRKYREMSGPLTLLIENDQTFYGGKAVNLKAFFQAVKRCGLEGVKMTFDTGNWIYCEEDPLAAAVTFAPYVAYIHFKHVVRSGGMWITLPLPGEADALWRKLLGLLPGDVPRAIEFALPGAGCLEGYIGMLRNSGSGDGWSATGKGIA from the coding sequence ATGATGAATGCGGTTTTTGTTCCAACTTCTGTTTTTGGAAACGCTTGCGTAGCGCAGCAGCACTTGGTGGAGCCGATACGCGCCGGAGGGGCGGACGGCATCGAAATCAGACGCGAGCTGTTTCGGCCCGGAGCCCTTCCGCTTGCCGAGTGCCGCGAGGCGAACCGGCGCAGCGGCCTGCGCTGTGTGTACTCCGTTCCGATGGAGCTGTGGAATCGGGAGGGCAGGCTGAACGAAGAGCTGCTGTCTCACATTCTTTCGGAGGCGGCGGTCCTGAAACCGGAAATGCTGAAAGTGTCGCTGGGCCGCTATGCGGGGATTCCGGGGTTAACCTCGGAGGAAGAGCTGATACTTGCCGAACAGGGCCGGCTCACCCAGCTTGACCGGCTCCTTCGGAAATACCGGGAGATGTCGGGTCCGCTTACGCTGCTGATCGAGAACGACCAAACGTTTTACGGAGGCAAAGCGGTTAATTTGAAAGCGTTCTTCCAAGCGGTAAAGCGGTGCGGGCTTGAGGGTGTGAAGATGACATTCGATACGGGGAACTGGATCTACTGCGAGGAAGACCCATTGGCGGCAGCGGTAACTTTTGCTCCTTATGTCGCCTATATTCACTTCAAGCATGTCGTCCGTTCAGGCGGCATGTGGATCACTTTGCCTCTTCCGGGAGAAGCGGATGCTCTTTGGCGGAAGCTGCTGGGGCTGCTGCCGGGCGATGTGCCGCGGGCGATCGAGTTCGCGCTTCCCGGAGCAGGATGCCTTGAAGGATATATCGGAATGCTGCGGAACAGCGGTTCCGGAGACGGTTGGTCAGCGACAGGAAAGGGGATAGCGTAA
- a CDS encoding sugar kinase: protein MSLKDIVTFGEAMVMFVADKPGALKDIDKFSRRLAGAEVNTAVGFARLGLSAGWVSRLGDDAFGEYIREYLAGENIDISGVTSDSRYPTGFQLKSKVLEGDPQVQYFRKNSAARTLSGADVDADYLTGFRHLHMTGIPPALTKETREFAYAALGAMKAAGRSISFDPNLRPSLWSSREEMVSVINDLACRADWVLPGVEEGEILTGSRDSRTIAEFYLNKGVSLVVVKLGPEGAYFRTQTDEGTVQGFKVEEVVDTVGAGDGFAVGLVSGMLEGLTVSQAVQRGNAIGALAVQSEGDHDGYPAKSELETYLQYQLTGVK from the coding sequence ATGAGCCTGAAGGATATAGTCACTTTCGGAGAAGCCATGGTGATGTTCGTCGCCGATAAGCCCGGGGCTTTGAAGGACATCGACAAGTTCAGCCGCCGTCTGGCCGGAGCGGAAGTGAACACGGCGGTCGGCTTCGCCCGGCTGGGACTTTCGGCCGGTTGGGTCAGCAGATTGGGCGACGATGCTTTTGGGGAATATATCCGCGAGTACTTGGCCGGGGAAAATATCGATATTTCCGGCGTAACGAGCGACTCCCGGTATCCAACCGGCTTTCAACTGAAGTCGAAGGTGCTGGAAGGCGATCCGCAGGTGCAGTATTTCCGTAAAAATTCGGCGGCAAGGACACTTTCGGGCGCGGACGTGGACGCCGATTACTTGACCGGCTTTCGCCATCTGCATATGACCGGCATCCCTCCGGCGCTGACGAAAGAGACCCGCGAGTTCGCCTATGCGGCGCTGGGCGCCATGAAGGCCGCAGGACGCAGCATTTCCTTCGATCCGAATTTGCGGCCTTCGCTCTGGTCCTCACGTGAAGAGATGGTATCGGTCATCAACGACCTGGCCTGCCGCGCCGACTGGGTGCTGCCGGGAGTCGAAGAAGGCGAGATTTTGACCGGTTCCAGAGACTCGCGCACAATCGCCGAATTTTATCTGAACAAGGGTGTGTCGCTCGTTGTCGTCAAGCTGGGGCCGGAGGGCGCGTACTTCCGTACGCAGACGGACGAAGGAACGGTACAGGGCTTCAAAGTGGAAGAGGTCGTAGATACGGTAGGCGCCGGGGACGGCTTTGCAGTCGGACTCGTCAGCGGAATGCTGGAAGGGCTTACGGTTTCACAGGCGGTGCAGCGGGGGAATGCGATTGGCGCGCTGGCCGTGCAGTCGGAGGGCGATCATGACGGCTATCCGGCCAAGTCCGAACTTGAAACTTATCTCCAATATCAACTTACGGGAGTGAAATAA
- a CDS encoding MFS transporter: MNNKKSGGFVPARWLRLMPIVFITYSLAYLDRANYSFGAAAGMAKDLQITASMSSLLGALFFLGYFFFQVPGAHYAENKSAKKLVFWSLILWGLLAAATGVVHNVKFLIVIRFCLGVVESAVMPAMLVFLSHWFTKKERSRANTFLILGNPVTVLWMSIVSGYLVSSVGWRWMFIIEGLPPVIWAFFWWKLVSDKPSEAKWLNDEEKSALENALHEEQKGLKPVKNYGEAFKSPLVIKLCLQYFFWSIGVYGFVMWLPSIIKSAPDMNMVTTGWLSSVPYVLAVIGMLTASYFSDKTLNRKIFVWPFLMIGAVAFYASYLLGADHFWISFILLVIAGGAMYTPYGPFFAIMPEILPRNVAGGAIALVNSMGALGSFAGSYIVGYLNGSTGGFGASYIFMAGSLLLSAILTMTVGKSRKASEQQPEPKLGVSTR; the protein is encoded by the coding sequence ATGAATAACAAGAAAAGCGGCGGCTTTGTCCCCGCGCGTTGGCTGAGGCTCATGCCCATCGTATTCATTACGTACAGTCTGGCTTATCTCGACCGGGCGAACTACAGCTTCGGCGCGGCGGCTGGCATGGCCAAGGATTTGCAGATTACGGCCTCGATGTCTTCGCTGCTGGGCGCGCTCTTTTTCCTCGGCTACTTCTTCTTTCAGGTGCCAGGCGCGCATTACGCCGAGAACAAGAGCGCCAAGAAGCTCGTCTTCTGGTCCCTCATTCTGTGGGGCTTGCTGGCTGCGGCCACCGGCGTTGTCCATAACGTCAAATTCCTGATCGTCATCAGGTTCTGCCTCGGCGTTGTCGAAAGTGCGGTTATGCCGGCGATGCTGGTCTTCCTAAGCCACTGGTTTACGAAAAAAGAGCGCTCCCGCGCCAACACGTTCCTCATCCTCGGCAATCCCGTAACCGTGCTGTGGATGTCCATTGTGTCCGGTTATCTCGTATCCTCCGTAGGCTGGAGATGGATGTTCATTATCGAAGGACTGCCGCCGGTGATCTGGGCTTTCTTCTGGTGGAAGCTGGTAAGCGACAAGCCTTCCGAAGCGAAATGGCTGAATGATGAAGAGAAGAGTGCGCTGGAAAATGCCCTGCATGAAGAACAAAAAGGGCTTAAGCCTGTGAAAAACTACGGAGAGGCGTTTAAATCGCCGCTTGTTATCAAGCTCTGCCTGCAGTATTTCTTCTGGAGCATCGGCGTGTACGGATTCGTCATGTGGCTGCCTTCGATTATCAAGTCCGCTCCGGACATGAACATGGTAACGACCGGCTGGTTGTCGTCTGTTCCTTATGTGCTGGCGGTCATCGGCATGCTGACGGCTTCCTATTTCTCCGACAAGACGCTCAACCGGAAAATATTCGTGTGGCCGTTTCTGATGATCGGCGCTGTCGCCTTCTATGCTTCGTATCTGCTCGGTGCGGATCACTTCTGGATTTCCTTCATCCTGCTCGTGATCGCCGGCGGCGCCATGTACACTCCGTACGGACCGTTCTTTGCCATCATGCCGGAAATTCTGCCCCGCAACGTGGCGGGCGGCGCGATCGCGCTGGTCAACAGTATGGGCGCGCTCGGTTCTTTTGCCGGCTCGTATATCGTCGGCTACCTGAATGGCTCCACCGGCGGCTTCGGCGCTTCCTACATCTTCATGGCCGGTTCGCTGCTGTTGTCGGCGATTCTGACGATGACGGTCGGCAAATCCCGCAAAGCGTCCGAGCAGCAGCCTGAACCAAAGCTGGGGGTGTCCACGCGGTGA
- a CDS encoding orotidine 5'-phosphate decarboxylase / HUMPS family protein, which translates to MKIQLALDRMSIEEAADMVRRTEPYIDWIEVGTSLIKEFGMASVEALKHEFPHKIIVADMKTFDNAKYEFELCFKAGADVATVMGAAPPVTVGLCMETARRMEKQVMIDLLHTSPEQQRELALYPGAIHCLHVSKDQQEGGGLRLEGTGAADAGHGSNPGAHGAAGGQSGGSAEAHSAAGGREGSGEGASGSPSAEGAAGLRFAAAGGITLESLPDLLALKPEVIIVGSAITKAPDPAQAARRFKEFIREYAGEGGLSGRSS; encoded by the coding sequence GTGAAGATCCAATTGGCGCTAGACCGAATGAGCATTGAGGAAGCGGCAGATATGGTCCGGCGCACGGAGCCCTATATCGACTGGATCGAGGTGGGCACCTCGCTGATCAAGGAGTTCGGCATGGCGTCCGTGGAAGCGCTGAAGCATGAATTTCCGCATAAAATCATAGTTGCGGACATGAAAACCTTCGATAACGCCAAATACGAATTCGAGCTGTGCTTCAAGGCGGGGGCGGATGTGGCGACCGTAATGGGCGCAGCCCCGCCGGTTACCGTAGGGTTGTGCATGGAGACGGCTCGGCGGATGGAGAAGCAGGTCATGATCGACCTGCTTCATACTTCGCCGGAGCAGCAGAGGGAGCTGGCGCTGTATCCCGGAGCAATTCACTGCCTGCATGTCAGCAAGGACCAGCAGGAAGGCGGCGGACTCCGGCTGGAAGGCACTGGCGCCGCGGATGCCGGGCATGGAAGCAATCCCGGGGCGCATGGCGCTGCGGGAGGCCAAAGCGGAGGCAGCGCAGAAGCGCATAGCGCTGCCGGGGGCCGGGAGGGCAGCGGCGAAGGAGCATCCGGCAGCCCCAGCGCTGAAGGCGCGGCAGGCCTAAGGTTTGCCGCCGCGGGCGGCATTACGCTGGAGTCGCTGCCAGATCTGCTGGCGCTGAAGCCGGAGGTCATTATCGTCGGCTCGGCGATTACGAAAGCGCCCGATCCGGCGCAGGCGGCCCGCCGTTTTAAGGAGTTTATTCGGGAATATGCCGGAGAGGGCGGGCTAAGCGGCCGTTCGAGCTGA
- the hxlB gene encoding 6-phospho-3-hexuloisomerase, which translates to MSKLKEILSEAREVLERVDEGAVTETAGLLAGGKRIFVVGEGRSGLVAKSFAMRMMHLGATVYVIGETITPSISRDDILVAVSGSGTTHSVVWTAQKARQLGAFVIALTTDDGSPLGTSASRLLAIPAATKHRREGERRSVQPLGSLFDQCVHLVLDSVCLSYAELKGVDNAAAYKLHSNVE; encoded by the coding sequence ATGAGCAAGCTGAAGGAAATCCTTTCGGAAGCCAGGGAAGTGCTGGAACGTGTTGATGAAGGGGCTGTAACGGAAACGGCCGGGCTGCTGGCCGGAGGAAAGAGAATATTTGTTGTCGGCGAGGGCCGGTCGGGCCTTGTGGCGAAATCATTCGCCATGCGGATGATGCATTTGGGCGCAACCGTGTACGTCATCGGCGAGACGATTACTCCGTCCATTTCGCGGGACGACATTCTGGTGGCCGTATCCGGATCGGGAACGACGCACAGCGTCGTGTGGACGGCTCAGAAGGCGCGGCAACTGGGCGCCTTCGTGATCGCCCTGACGACGGATGACGGCTCGCCGCTGGGCACATCCGCATCCCGGCTCCTGGCCATTCCCGCGGCGACCAAGCACCGCCGCGAGGGAGAACGCCGAAGCGTCCAGCCGCTTGGCTCCCTGTTCGACCAGTGCGTTCATCTCGTGCTGGACAGCGTCTGCCTGAGCTATGCGGAGCTGAAGGGCGTCGATAATGCCGCCGCATACAAGCTGCACAGCAATGTAGAATAG